GGGGAAGTGCAACTTCTTATGACAGCTTAAAATCTAAGTACAATTTTGACAACATGGCGTTTACTAAATTAAAATCTACTTACAAGCAGCGAACCGGCATTCAGTTTGAAGATTCGGATTATGAATCATTTGGTATTGTGGAGGAAGAGGGAATTCTGACAAATGCGGGAGCATTATTGGCAGACGAATCACCAATCAGGCATTCACGATTATTTTGCACCCGCTGGAATGGAACAGATAAAGCGCCAGGAATAATAGATGCCATTGACGATAAAGAATATTCTGGTGGATTAATAAATCTTTTACAGAATGGAATGGATTTTGTCACGAATAACTCTAAAAGGGCTTGGAAGAAAATCACAGACGGAAGAATGGAAATGCCAGATTATCCAGAACGTGCAGTGTTGGAGGGTATTGTAAATGCACTAATTCATCGTAACTACTTAGAGGTAGGCAGTGAAGTGCATATAGATATGTTTGATGATAGAATCGAGATTTATTCTCCAGGTGGAATGTATGATGGGATTAAGATTCAGGAAAGAGATTTGATGCAAATACCTTCAAGGCGTAGAAATCCAGTGATTGCAGACATTTTTAACCGTTTAAAATATATGGATCGCAGAGGAAGTGGATTTAAGAAGATTCTTGGGGACTATAAAATACAGCCACAGTATACAGAAAATATGAAACCAGAATTTAAATCTGATAATGATTCATTTTTACTCATACTTAAAAATTTGAACTATTCTCAAAAAGCGGCGATAAAAAGCGGCGATAAAAAAGCGGCGATAAAAAGCGGCGATAAAAAAATTACCAATAAAACTCAGCAACAATATAATTTGATTTTAAACTATATGGAAAAGAATAAGGAATATAGAATGCAAGATTTTTGTGACCTTCTTCAATTAAAAGAGAGCCGCACAAAGACCATCTTGAAAGGCTTAACTGAAAGTGAAAAGATAGAAACAATTGGGGCTAAGCGGGATAGAAGATATCGACTGAGATAAAATATTACCGATGCCTATAGAAAGAGCGACTTTAGAATTAAGGTCGCTCTTTTATAGGTTTTAAATGCCTGTTTTCTCCCTACTATGGGACTTACCTTGGAAATTAGCAGAAATAAACTAGCATCAAATTTATAAGCGGGGAGTGTATAAATTTGTAAAGTTTTGTGGTAAAATGTCGATATAGCAAATGTTGGATTTTAAGGTTTCTTAAATTTAGAATTTAAAATATATAAAAAATTGAATGGCCACCAAAGGAGTTGGAGCGTACAGATGAAAGTAGTAATTTTAGCAGGTGGGCTTGGTACACGCATATCGGAAGAGAGCCATTTGCGTCCCAAACCAATGATTGAAATAGGGGATAAACCCATTCTCTGGCATATCATGAAGCACTATTCCTATTATGGATTTAATGAATTTATCATTTGCCTGGGATATAAGGGGCACATGATAAAAGAATTCTTTGCAGATTATTATCTGCACATGTCTGATGTGACCTTTGACTTTACTGCCGAAAATAAAATGGAAATTCATCAAAATGTAGCCGAGCCGTGGAAGGTTACGCTGGTTGATACCGGATTAAATACGCAGACCGGCGGAAGGCTGACAAGAATTAAAAAGTATATAGGCAATGAACGATTTATGTTGACTTATGGAGATGGAGTAAGCAATGTGAATTTACAAAAGCTTCTGGAATTCCATAAAAAAAATAAAAAAGCAGTTACATTGACGGCAGTACAGCCGGGTGGCCGTTTCGGCGTACTGGATATTGATGACGAAACACAGGAGCTAAATGGGTTCGTAGAAAAAGCCAAAGAAGATGGAGGCTGGATAAACGGTGGCTTTATGGTTATGGAGCCAGAAATATTTAACTATTTAGAGGGAGATAAATGTGTGCTGGAGAAAGAACCCATGAGGAAAATGACAGCTGAGGGAAAAACCTGTGCCTATAAACACGTGGGCTTCTGGCAGTGTATGGATACACAGAGAGATAAAGGGATGCTTACAGCTCTTTGGGAATCGGGTAAAGCCCCGTGGAAACTTTGGGATGAAAATAGATGGAATCAGTTATAGAAATAGAAAATATACCTGTAGGAGATAAATATGCCTGAAATTAGTGTGATTATGCTGACCTATAATCGAGAAAATTTGGTCAGCAGAGCTATTGAATCCATTTTAAACCAGAGCTTTAAGGATTTTGAATATATTATTGTAGATAATGGCTCCGATGATAACAGTGGTAAAATTGCAGATGAATACGCTTTAAAAGATAATAGAATCAGAGTGGTGCATAAGGATAAAGGAAATATCGGCTCAGGAAGAAATGCAGGATTAGACCTGGCACGGGGAAAATATGTGACGTTTATAGACGATGATGATATTGCCTATGAAGATATGCTGGAATTTTTATACGAGCTAGCAGAAAAAAATGATGCAGATGTATCCTTATGTGGGTCTTATAAGGAGGAGAGAAATAAAATAGTACCCAACTGCGTGTTTTCGGAATTTGTTCTTATGGATGCGAAAACTGCTGTGGTAGAGTTATTACGGAGAAAAAAGTACAATGCCGCATCCCCAACAAAACTATGGAGAAGAAAATTGTTCAATACAATACGATTTTTAAATACCGGGAAATATGATGACATTACCGTAATATACAAATTGTTTGCTGAAGCGGATAGGATTGCAGCTCAAGGCATTCCTAAATATTGTTTTTCAAGACATCAAGGAAACAATTCCGCTTGTACTACGAATGACAGATTATTAAATCCAAGGCAAATCAACGAATATTTAAGAGCTTTTAAGGAGAGAACCAAATATTTGAGTAAAAAGCTTCCACAAATAGCAGGGTATGTGCAATATAGCGAGTGGTCTTATATGATTTCTATCTGTAATAAGATTCATGTTAATGAATTAAATAACTGTGCTAGTTCATTATGTGTTATTGAAACGGAGCTAATAAAGTATTTTAATGAGTTTTATTACTCAATATATATCCACGATTTTGAAAAATCGTTTATGGATAAGTACATAAAGATTTTATTATGAAAATTAAGGCTGTGAAAGTGATAAAATAGGTGGATTGTCAAGACAACAAGAGGTTCAAATAAATGCAACGATATAAGGGAACAAGAGAATTAAATTATAGGGTTTTATCGAATGGTAATAAGATTCCACCGATTGGATATGGTACAGATATAGCAAAAACATGGAGGTCGGCCAATTCTTTCCCTACTAAAACATATATGTTTATCAAACAATATGCGAAAAGTATAAAAAATAGTGATAAAAGAAGCATAAAAATTGATAAAACCTTACCAAGAATTATAAGGAATGCACCTCAGTGCAATTGTAATCTTTTTGATACAGCACGAGCATATGGAGGAAGTGAGTATGTATTAGGGCGAGAGCTAAAGAAGAACTTTTCTAGGGACTCCTATTATATTGTCACTAAATTAAGCAATTTTGACCAAAGAGAAAGGACGG
This region of Aminipila luticellarii genomic DNA includes:
- a CDS encoding ATP-binding protein, producing MSIADLIGETTEYDKKQALEVKKPKSWCKSVSAFANGAGGILIFGISDDDEIVGLTDAEHDAEIISEQIKTRLNPIPNFKLRFYNTEDEKRLIILDIYAGEQTPYYYDADGSLTAFHRVGNQSIPVSPAKLKELVLRGSATSYDSLKSKYNFDNMAFTKLKSTYKQRTGIQFEDSDYESFGIVEEEGILTNAGALLADESPIRHSRLFCTRWNGTDKAPGIIDAIDDKEYSGGLINLLQNGMDFVTNNSKRAWKKITDGRMEMPDYPERAVLEGIVNALIHRNYLEVGSEVHIDMFDDRIEIYSPGGMYDGIKIQERDLMQIPSRRRNPVIADIFNRLKYMDRRGSGFKKILGDYKIQPQYTENMKPEFKSDNDSFLLILKNLNYSQKAAIKSGDKKAAIKSGDKKITNKTQQQYNLILNYMEKNKEYRMQDFCDLLQLKESRTKTILKGLTESEKIETIGAKRDRRYRLR
- the rfbF gene encoding glucose-1-phosphate cytidylyltransferase, with amino-acid sequence MKVVILAGGLGTRISEESHLRPKPMIEIGDKPILWHIMKHYSYYGFNEFIICLGYKGHMIKEFFADYYLHMSDVTFDFTAENKMEIHQNVAEPWKVTLVDTGLNTQTGGRLTRIKKYIGNERFMLTYGDGVSNVNLQKLLEFHKKNKKAVTLTAVQPGGRFGVLDIDDETQELNGFVEKAKEDGGWINGGFMVMEPEIFNYLEGDKCVLEKEPMRKMTAEGKTCAYKHVGFWQCMDTQRDKGMLTALWESGKAPWKLWDENRWNQL
- a CDS encoding glycosyltransferase family 2 protein, translated to MPEISVIMLTYNRENLVSRAIESILNQSFKDFEYIIVDNGSDDNSGKIADEYALKDNRIRVVHKDKGNIGSGRNAGLDLARGKYVTFIDDDDIAYEDMLEFLYELAEKNDADVSLCGSYKEERNKIVPNCVFSEFVLMDAKTAVVELLRRKKYNAASPTKLWRRKLFNTIRFLNTGKYDDITVIYKLFAEADRIAAQGIPKYCFSRHQGNNSACTTNDRLLNPRQINEYLRAFKERTKYLSKKLPQIAGYVQYSEWSYMISICNKIHVNELNNCASSLCVIETELIKYFNEFYYSIYIHDFEKSFMDKYIKILL